The following proteins are encoded in a genomic region of Leptolyngbya boryana PCC 6306:
- a CDS encoding tyrosine-type recombinase/integrase gives MVARSLPQVEAHLIPLPLDDRTSPPRQKGKVATLRLPPTDIRSVKVREFLNAGGFEPNTRRNYERELYRFLLWSELLWSEIKPHHLNAHYLRYLTEEVRTSQGKPLSTSSRNLAVMALRSFFAWLHKTYPDLVPTNPAIGLKGKAIPLPEAQSLTEEEQALVWSAVDQRGETQLRDRALIHILSHGLRAGEVVDLNLGAIGNHTTDGFSGKVLFIADTKTDRPRIVPLDPASWVEIDSYLNWRRSQGEELSCDRPLLLSHHVTRRGERLTYHGIYFAIEKIGELAEIQNLHPHLFRHTYLTELLLDDIDPTHARRLGGIESESVFRRYTLRAEQEAAINAFFRNCQKRQQSLGSAGLNNALPFAPLKTEDQAQAEKLKIARNLLREGVALEIVARSLGLSFQTLQDLQYAEDFA, from the coding sequence ATGGTTGCTCGATCGCTCCCACAAGTTGAAGCGCATTTGATCCCCTTGCCTCTCGACGATCGCACCTCGCCTCCGAGACAAAAAGGTAAGGTGGCGACACTACGGTTGCCACCAACAGATATTCGTAGTGTGAAAGTGCGGGAGTTTCTCAATGCGGGAGGGTTTGAGCCAAATACTCGCAGAAACTACGAACGAGAGCTTTACCGCTTTTTGTTGTGGTCAGAATTGTTGTGGAGCGAAATCAAACCGCATCATCTCAATGCTCATTATTTGCGTTACTTGACGGAGGAAGTGCGAACCAGCCAGGGGAAACCACTTTCCACAAGCAGTCGCAACCTAGCGGTGATGGCACTGAGGAGCTTTTTTGCTTGGCTGCACAAGACCTATCCTGATTTAGTACCCACAAATCCAGCGATCGGACTCAAAGGAAAAGCAATTCCTCTGCCGGAAGCGCAGAGCTTAACTGAGGAAGAACAAGCATTGGTTTGGAGTGCCGTTGACCAACGCGGAGAGACGCAGTTGCGAGATCGCGCACTCATCCATATTCTTAGTCATGGCTTACGAGCAGGTGAAGTGGTTGACTTGAATCTGGGCGCGATCGGAAATCACACGACAGACGGATTCAGCGGAAAAGTTCTTTTCATTGCAGATACTAAGACCGATCGCCCCCGAATCGTTCCACTTGACCCCGCTTCTTGGGTTGAGATTGACTCTTATCTGAATTGGCGTAGAAGTCAGGGAGAGGAACTAAGCTGTGATCGTCCACTGCTACTCTCACATCATGTGACCCGGCGCGGGGAGCGACTAACGTATCATGGAATTTACTTTGCAATTGAAAAGATTGGAGAATTAGCTGAAATCCAAAATCTGCATCCTCACCTATTTCGACACACCTATCTGACAGAATTGCTGCTGGATGATATTGATCCCACTCATGCCCGTCGATTAGGTGGAATTGAGAGCGAGTCTGTATTTCGTCGTTATACCCTTCGGGCTGAACAAGAAGCTGCAATTAATGCTTTCTTTAGAAATTGTCAAAAACGTCAGCAAAGCTTAGGAAGTGCTGGATTGAATAATGCTCTTCCCTTCGCTCCACTCAAAACTGAGGATCAAGCACAGGCAGAAAAGTTAAAAATCGCCAGGAATCTGCTGAGAGAAGGAGTTGCATTAGAGATCGTTGCGCGATCGCTAGGTCTGTCATTCCAAACACTTCAAGACCTGCAATACGCTGAAGATTTTGCATGA
- a CDS encoding Uma2 family endonuclease, giving the protein MELPTEQASIQAEVHQPDIPMPPTNLTFDDGEPLESPRHRIAMNLLIRSVQSAFHDRSDFFAGGNMFVYYSRTQAMNQDFRGPDFFVTLDVDGSRERKAWVTWEEEGRFPDVIVEFLSPSTEKVDREDKKRLYERIFKTQDYFIFDPFDPNSLQGWHLQIGRRGYQSLRFNAQGWLWCEALELWLGTWQGVIDREPATGTCDWLRFYDPDGNLILLPEEAERIEKEAERAEKEAERARADRAEQENIRLIEQLRVRGINPEELLGN; this is encoded by the coding sequence ATGGAGTTGCCCACTGAGCAAGCCTCAATCCAAGCGGAAGTCCACCAGCCGGACATTCCGATGCCTCCGACCAACTTAACTTTTGACGATGGAGAACCTTTGGAAAGCCCTCGCCATCGCATTGCGATGAATCTCTTGATTCGCTCTGTCCAGTCCGCGTTTCACGATCGTTCCGACTTTTTTGCAGGCGGCAATATGTTTGTGTATTACAGCCGTACTCAAGCGATGAATCAAGACTTTCGCGGACCAGATTTTTTTGTGACGCTGGATGTCGATGGCAGTCGGGAACGGAAAGCGTGGGTGACTTGGGAAGAAGAGGGGCGTTTTCCGGATGTAATTGTGGAATTCCTATCGCCGAGTACCGAAAAAGTGGATCGTGAGGATAAAAAGCGCCTGTACGAACGAATTTTCAAAACTCAAGATTATTTTATTTTTGACCCTTTTGATCCTAACTCCTTACAAGGTTGGCACTTGCAGATTGGGCGGAGAGGTTATCAATCGCTCCGCTTTAATGCACAGGGCTGGCTTTGGTGTGAAGCATTAGAACTATGGTTGGGAACCTGGCAGGGGGTGATCGATCGCGAACCTGCCACTGGAACTTGTGATTGGCTGCGATTCTACGATCCAGATGGAAATCTCATTTTGCTTCCAGAAGAGGCAGAACGAATTGAGAAAGAGGCGGAGAGAGCAGAAAAGGAGGCTGAACGGGCGAGAGCCGATCGAGCAGAACAAGAAAACATAAGGCTGATCGAGCAACTGCGCGTTAGAGGAATCAATCCAGAAGAATTATTGGGAAATTAG
- a CDS encoding IS4 family transposase: MLPSFYQSCLKSQLSDAQFITLEILVNLLQQERRITIERLATLFPQPILFESRRRNLQRFLSLPQMTPEALWFPIAKQWIKQHIPRGQILQIVLDRTQWNRHNLMMVSFVYHNRAIPLYWTWLDKQGQSSLRDQQSVLQPVFRLLKKRRFVLLGDREFHSIELAAWCVAKNVLFIFRLPKSTTVQPEAGAGFSRLDDLPQSPGIPEQYLQIQVTQKRGFGRHNLVMYQKRAYAQSTTPEVWYLLTNLTDINQVLFHYDFRFCIEPGFKDFKSGGYHLEDCHADFHRFTALLVLMTIAYSLASVQGKRIRKKQVQQYVGRVKEPKRAHYRHSRFWIGLYGSLWIGSLNL; the protein is encoded by the coding sequence ATGTTGCCTTCATTCTACCAATCCTGTTTGAAATCACAACTCTCGGATGCTCAATTCATCACGCTGGAAATCTTAGTCAATCTATTGCAGCAAGAACGCAGAATTACGATTGAACGTCTTGCAACGCTATTTCCACAACCGATTCTATTTGAGAGTAGACGACGGAATCTACAACGCTTTTTAAGCCTGCCGCAGATGACACCCGAAGCGTTGTGGTTTCCTATCGCTAAACAGTGGATCAAACAACACATTCCGCGTGGGCAAATCTTACAAATCGTGCTTGACCGAACGCAGTGGAACCGACATAACCTGATGATGGTCAGTTTCGTGTATCACAATCGAGCGATTCCGTTGTATTGGACGTGGCTCGACAAACAAGGACAGAGTTCACTGAGGGATCAACAGAGTGTGTTGCAACCTGTGTTTCGGTTGTTGAAAAAACGGCGCTTTGTCTTGCTGGGCGACCGTGAGTTTCACAGTATTGAGCTTGCTGCCTGGTGTGTTGCGAAAAACGTGTTATTCATATTTCGCTTACCCAAGAGTACAACCGTTCAACCAGAAGCAGGTGCAGGCTTTTCGCGGCTCGATGACCTACCACAATCTCCGGGTATTCCCGAACAATATTTGCAAATCCAAGTCACTCAGAAACGCGGCTTTGGTAGACACAATCTCGTGATGTATCAGAAACGCGCTTACGCTCAATCGACAACTCCCGAAGTGTGGTACTTGCTCACCAATCTCACCGATATCAACCAAGTGTTGTTTCACTACGACTTCAGGTTCTGCATTGAGCCGGGGTTTAAGGACTTCAAATCCGGTGGCTATCACCTTGAAGACTGCCATGCTGACTTTCATCGTTTTACTGCCTTACTCGTTCTGATGACGATTGCTTACTCGCTTGCCTCGGTACAAGGAAAGCGCATTCGCAAAAAACAGGTGCAGCAGTATGTCGGTCGAGTCAAAGAACCGAAACGCGCTCATTATCGCCACAGTCGATTTTGGATCGGGCTGTATGGAAGTTTGTGGATTGGCAGTCTCAATCTATAG
- a CDS encoding AAA family ATPase encodes MKPIYLDDELQTASSSNASCGLVRNWLIRFNEKAIERLNCILRTVAEAEIIPRTPLCDAQSGAPLAVNFCRGGVRLEIQSANDALVSLLALPSQVEMQLARPTLTDECVLLLDEPELHLNPVIQATVAEYIAEISRTANAQVILVTHSNHIVHCLRQYSDSAILNIER; translated from the coding sequence ATGAAACCTATCTATCTTGACGACGAACTTCAAACTGCATCTTCCTCTAACGCCAGTTGTGGACTAGTAAGAAATTGGCTGATTCGCTTTAATGAGAAGGCAATTGAACGGCTTAACTGTATATTACGAACTGTCGCAGAAGCTGAAATTATCCCTAGAACACCTCTTTGCGACGCTCAATCTGGTGCTCCTCTCGCCGTTAATTTTTGTCGTGGAGGAGTTAGACTCGAAATTCAATCCGCTAACGATGCTCTGGTGAGTCTACTCGCTCTTCCTAGCCAAGTTGAGATGCAGCTCGCTCGCCCTACACTTACCGATGAATGTGTACTATTACTAGATGAGCCTGAATTACACCTGAATCCTGTAATACAAGCTACAGTTGCTGAATACATTGCTGAGATTTCACGTACAGCTAACGCACAAGTCATTTTAGTTACTCACTCTAATCACATTGTCCACTGCCTTCGGCAATATTCAGACAGTGCGATCTTAAATATTGAGCGGTAA